The Musa acuminata AAA Group cultivar baxijiao chromosome BXJ3-6, Cavendish_Baxijiao_AAA, whole genome shotgun sequence region CGTATGTCTTTCCTCTCGCACAAAGTTTCAGCAACCGTAACGAGATCATCAGCAGCAACATAGACATGGCGGGCCTTGTTCGGGATTCTAATTGGCTCACCAGATTTGATACCCTCGAGTCTGAAGTACTCACCGTCGGAAACACTTTCTGCAAACTCGTGCAGGATAGGGTGAAGCTCAAACTTGTTTTGCCCTGTCTTCGCATTCACGAAAAAGGATCTGCACGACAGCTCTTCGATCGACTCCTCGCCAACGTCCTCCATTCGGTTGTTCCAGTCATCGCCCTGAACGAAGCCTAGGGCCATCCAAATTCTTAGCAGCTCCTTTTTCTCGAAGCAGTGCTTCCTCGGGAACAATGAGCAAGAAAGATAGCACTGCTTTAGGTGGGCGGGTAGGTCTTCATAACTCAACCTCAGCACCGGCGCAATGTCACCCTCGGTTTGTTTGACCTCACAAATTCTTTTACGTAAGATTCTTCTCCAGTGTTCTTCCTCTAACTTGGACTCTAAAGCACGCCCTACGGTCAGCGCTGCTAGCGGCGATCCCCCCAACTTCTTCGCTATTTTCCTGCCTACGTATTCCAACTTTTGATGATCGCTATGGTTTTGATCACCAAGCGCACATTCTCTGAATAATTCCCAGCACTCCTTTTTCTTTAAACCATCAAGATATATAGTTCCTTTGGTCCGCATCATCTTTGCGACGTTCTGGTTGGTGGTCGTCACTACGATCTTGCTTCCCTTTCCTCCAGAATTAAATGGGACGCAAAGGTTCTCCCAAATAGTATTGGATTCCTCCCACACGTCGTCCAATACAATCAAAAACCTTTTGCCCATCAGCCCGTCACGAATAATGTTCTGAATCTCTTCCAGATTGCTAATGCTATGCAGATCCCTGGGTCTATCAAAACCGGCAGATTCTATCATCTCTATGGAAAGCctcttgacatcaaaatcgttgctcGCACACACCCATGCCATGACATCCAACTTCTTTTCTTCTGTCCCCTCTTTTACAATGTTATAGGCGAGCCTAGCAAGGTGTGTCTTCCCTATCCCACCGGGTCCTACGATAGCCACAACTGAGTAGTTGGCGTCGCCTGATTCATCACCTAGCATGTTCAGTAgcctctccatgtcatgttttcttccTCTAACAGAGTAGGACTTGGCTGGGGGAGTGGTGGTTGTTCGTCGCCAATCGGGGATGGCGACTTCATGTTGCTTGTTAGTGGCTACATGGAACTCTGCTACTTTAACAAGTATACTGATTCCATCAACTAGTTTAGCGGATGTTTCGACAGCCATGTTTAACTTTGAAGTTCTTTCAGAAGCAAAAGCAAATTTCATGAACATATCTTTAGCGTCATCTCCTATTTTTTGTGCATAGAATGCAACTCTACTGACCTTGTTCTTGCTTTTGGCTTTCTCTTTGAGTAACTTGTAGTGGAATATATCGATAACCTCGTGCACAGAGCAAGCAGCATCCTGGACGTCCCAAAGCCAGGCTTCCAAGCTCGGGTTCGTGATCCGCCTCTTGCCAACTTCGAAGATGGCCGCCTCAATCTTTCGGAGGTGCCTCTCCAATTGTCGTAGCTTGAACTGCTTGCCCTTCCGGTACTCTATCTGGTTGTTTATGTAGAATTTGATTATGTCCGCCACTTTGGTGATGGCCAGAGACACGAACCAGCCTGCTATTATCACTTCAGCCATCGGTGCTTGCGTCTACCAgtggtgaagagagagagagagagagatgaagcttCAAGTCTCAGAAATGTTCGGTGCGCTTAGACTAGCTCAGTCTGCAAGTATATATACAAGTGACTCATGAGCTGTACAAACTAGTCAACATTTGTTTAGGATGAAGGCGATGGCCATGGCTTTCAATGGTTTTGGATCCGGCGGAGGGATAATAAGATATGACCTTGGATTGCCTTCACCTATTAGAGTCAACTATGTTTGTTTGCAGCTATCTAAAAGCCTGCATGAGACTGAACGGAATCTACGTCCGGTATAGgcttctttgacgttgcatttgtGTTTTGAGAAGACAGCATGTCGGCCTTCGCTTTCGAGACAGCCGCTGGAAGGGTTGGTGGCGGGTGAGAAGTGACTTCTCTGCTTCCGTGATCCGACAGGGTCAACATCGACCAGCCTTATTTAAAGACCGACTTGGTTGTCTTTTTTTTAACTCTATGTCATTCTCCTATAAGAAAATTCTTATGTCGGCCTATCATCTCCATAGATATATCATATGTTTTAGAATATGTTTGTACCGGTTTCGTAAGGGTGTGGAATTGGAACGACTTGGAATTAACAAGTTGCACTCTCTTattgcatgaatcatgttgtctccaTGGTAAGTCGTCTGCAGTTGTGCTACTGAGGAAGGTATGTTTGGGTTTGGGCTTCATGATGGAGCTTCACGAGAGCAGAAACTTCATCCGACTCCATGATCAATTGCGACATCTTGATTGCTTGTATCCATCTCATCTTCTCATGCATACGGAGAACTGAGTTGCTCAAtcgtttcctcctcttcctttctcGAGTTATATCCGTGTTATCTTGCATTCGAGAGAGACTCCACAATCGCCCATTTGTTTTGTTCATTCCCAtcaattttactatttatattgcATTCGAGAGAGACGCCACAACCACCAACCGCCCATTTGATTTGTTCATTCTCAtcaattttactatttatattgcGTTCGAGAGAGACTTCACAACCGCCCATTTGTTTTCTTCTTAGAGACATATCCAAGTTAATAAAAAATTGAATGAGTtaggaaagaaaataaaataaaataaaatgtgaaTTCTCGGAAAAAGCCTCTAACTTTAGCGagcctttttgttttttttgcccCGAGTTTGAAAAGTTTCCAAACagtatctttattttttaaaatgataatgAATATTCTTTAAGAATCAATTGGGTTCACATTGATTTGAATCAGAAAAAAAACTCAGCAAcaaggtctatcatatatgtcatgctatgtattaagcctgatatagcacatgctctgagtatcgtgagtaggtatcaggcggattcaGGCTTGAAGTactggaaaacagtaaagtgtatccttaagtacttgagaaggaccaatgatcttttactagtatatgaaggtaatagccttaaggttgaaggttacacagactcaagttttcagtctgatgtttcAAGGGATATCTACAAGGTGTATGACCTTTCACTCAGACGTTGGCGATCTTTCATATCAACATTCACTCATAGATATTGTTTCATCTCCTTCTTATGCCTTAGGGTTTTAAGGTTTACAACATCGTCATCAAGTTCCATCATAGTCATTCACAGTCGCCGCTCTTCTAGTGTTGTCATCGAGTTCTAGTGTCATCGGTTTTCTATTCTGTTGTCGAGTTCTTGTGCTACCATCAAGTTCCTATGCCATCGTAGAGTTCTTATACTGCCACCATCGACTTTGAGTAAGGAGTTACTCAATAATTTTGTATGATTTATAACTTAATTATCTAAAACTCTTTGAAAGCTTAAAACCCAAAAATACTCCATCGATATAACTTATGTTTTCATGCATCTAAAATAATCCTACAAAATACATCATAAGTTACACTTAAATGTCTATTGTTGATTTAGTTAGATGAAATAAGAAGTCTCCTTAAACTCATTATACTCTCTCTTAGAGGGTCCAAACAAAATGGAATCAGATACTATGAGTTGATTTTCCtagaccaaattttgataatatctTTGGGACATATTTAATAGGTCATTTGTCAAAATAATTACATAAAGA contains the following coding sequences:
- the LOC135640141 gene encoding disease resistance protein RGA2-like; translated protein: MAEVIIAGWFVSLAITKVADIIKFYINNQIEYRKGKQFKLRQLERHLRKIEAAIFEVGKRRITNPSLEAWLWDVQDAACSVHEVIDIFHYKLLKEKAKSKNKVSRVAFYAQKIGDDAKDMFMKFAFASERTSKLNMAVETSAKLVDGISILVKVAEFHVATNKQHEVAIPDWRRTTTTPPAKSYSVRGRKHDMERLLNMLGDESGDANYSVVAIVGPGGIGKTHLARLAYNIVKEGTEEKKLDVMAWVCASNDFDVKRLSIEMIESAGFDRPRDLHSISNLEEIQNIIRDGLMGKRFLIVLDDVWEESNTIWENLCVPFNSGGKGSKIVVTTTNQNVAKMMRTKGTIYLDGLKKKECWELFRECALGDQNHSDHQKLEYVGRKIAKKLGGSPLAALTVGRALESKLEEEHWRRILRKRICEVKQTEGDIAPVLRLSYEDLPAHLKQCYLSCSLFPRKHCFEKKELLRIWMALGFVQGDDWNNRMEDVGEESIEELSCRSFFVNAKTGQNKFELHPILHEFAESVSDGEYFRLEGIKSGEPIRIPNKARHVYVAADDLVTVAETLCERKDIRSLVVVGDLSGTGEETRSKYDKSLKEVLESLKSLRLLVLSVIGRGLPEAIGKLKHLRYLELPGNAITEWPKSFCKLYHLQWLILSTHSKSVSLPEDMNKLINLRCVDADSEAITALPWIGNLIYLQELKDYRIQHKKEGFDIGQLKYMNQLRRLCIGGLQHVDSKEKAEEAMLEDKEYLIWLELCWSNEGKPITPTKCEDAIGGLRPHPDLRNLKINGYKGRRHPCWMENKYLLGLERLEMWSCHQLTSLPPLGELPFLRVLHLRRMDSVKEVGAEFYGSTDAPFPSLEELLFDTLNEWNKWDNGAKQCRKVFPRLRKLAIGNCRSLTGPIALPSSLEELLVRCFAGGDSFGLPEDEASTSTLILHIDKLALLQSSLQEGHLASLRRLEIRDSLDLEAFTRGLEKRLDHLASLEQLRLTRVYRLQRLPHLLVTLPSLKSLEIVNCPDIKMLPEGKLPSNLVDLQINGCPKLEQRYRWSTAPEGCTIQAKNDDEPLQLRTP